A genomic region of Nostoc sp. UHCC 0702 contains the following coding sequences:
- a CDS encoding response regulator encodes MCSQPLGKPKANILVIDDTPENLQFLAAMLTEQGYKVRSVTKATAGLRGAQAAPPDLILLDVNMPEMNGYEVCQQLKINDVTRDIPVIFISAMDSVLDKVKAFSVGGVDYITKPFKVEEVLARLENHLMIRNLRASLQEQNAKLEQEIQVRQQAEEKFAKAFSSSPSPIMIFSLTDGRFIDANSSFLRMTGYALEEIIGNSFLELNLGISPQKYTSSIQQLLEKGSLQNHEIEFRTKSGEVRIGLLSAELIELSGTQCVLTTFNDITERRRLENEFISLVSHELRTPLTSLMGALDLLGAGQLGTLTTKGQQVLNIAITNTERLIRLVNDILDLERIKSGKLTIQKVKSDAANLLTQSAEVMQPMAERCQIKLVIEPITAEILVDPDRILQTLTNLLSNAIKFSESGTTICMRGQIQPDYLQITIQDQGRGIPANKLQTIFERFQQVDASDSRKKGGTGLGLAICRNIVEQHGGNIWVESVLGEGSTFYITLPLVESDQKNYE; translated from the coding sequence ATGTGTAGTCAGCCTTTAGGCAAACCGAAAGCCAATATTCTAGTCATTGATGACACTCCAGAAAACTTGCAGTTTTTAGCTGCTATGCTCACAGAACAAGGCTACAAAGTTCGCAGTGTAACCAAAGCTACAGCAGGTCTGCGGGGAGCGCAAGCAGCTCCACCAGACTTGATTTTGCTGGATGTCAATATGCCAGAAATGAATGGTTATGAAGTTTGTCAACAACTCAAAATCAATGATGTTACCCGCGACATTCCCGTGATTTTTATTAGTGCGATGGATAGCGTACTAGATAAAGTCAAAGCCTTTTCAGTCGGAGGCGTAGACTACATTACTAAACCCTTCAAAGTCGAAGAAGTACTGGCACGTTTAGAAAATCATTTGATGATTCGCAATTTGCGTGCATCGTTGCAAGAGCAAAATGCCAAGTTAGAACAGGAGATTCAGGTACGCCAGCAGGCGGAAGAAAAGTTTGCCAAAGCTTTTAGTTCTAGTCCCAGTCCGATTATGATTTTCTCGCTAACGGATGGGCGGTTCATTGATGCCAATAGCAGTTTTTTGAGAATGACTGGCTATGCCCTAGAAGAAATTATTGGTAACAGTTTCCTAGAACTTAATCTAGGAATTAGTCCACAGAAATACACTAGCAGTATCCAGCAACTTCTGGAAAAAGGGTCTCTGCAAAACCATGAAATCGAATTTCGTACTAAGTCTGGCGAAGTTAGAATTGGTTTGCTGTCTGCCGAACTGATTGAGCTATCTGGTACTCAGTGCGTTCTGACAACTTTTAATGATATCACCGAGCGGCGGCGTTTAGAAAATGAATTTATCTCTTTAGTTAGTCATGAATTACGTACCCCTCTCACCTCATTGATGGGTGCTTTAGACCTGCTTGGGGCTGGACAGTTAGGAACGCTAACTACTAAAGGGCAACAAGTCCTAAATATTGCCATTACCAATACTGAGCGCTTGATTCGCTTAGTGAATGACATTTTAGATTTGGAACGGATCAAATCGGGTAAGCTGACTATTCAGAAGGTCAAGTCTGACGCTGCTAACTTACTTACCCAGTCCGCAGAAGTTATGCAACCAATGGCAGAACGCTGTCAAATTAAACTTGTGATTGAACCGATTACGGCTGAAATTTTAGTAGATCCAGACCGCATATTGCAAACTCTCACGAACTTGCTCAGTAACGCCATCAAATTTTCTGAATCAGGCACTACTATTTGCATGCGTGGACAAATCCAGCCTGATTACCTGCAAATTACAATACAAGACCAGGGCAGAGGTATTCCGGCAAATAAACTACAGACAATTTTTGAACGTTTTCAACAAGTAGATGCCTCCGATTCTCGCAAAAAAGGAGGCACAGGTTTAGGACTGGCTATTTGTCGCAACATTGTTGAGCAACATGGCGGTAACATTTGGGTAGAAAGCGTTTTGGGTGAAGGTAGTACTTTTTATATCACTTTGCCATTGGTGGAGTCAGACCAGAAAAACTATGAGTAA
- a CDS encoding response regulator has translation MTLNVESLVSQLRVTLGRMEIALGAIADAIAWTDHHGRVQWCNAAFDRLVNQPHILVLDMKLSELLPLTQAGQAVALDAYPDVQVFRGEYETTEYEYQQGDRLLILEISGNCAKQVGGERSAVLVIRDVTTAKRLQAEHLQAEQQRAETLSFLQSTLESTADGISVLSNDGSISVCNHKFLQMWSIPESLLSSSHSHERLTFMAEQTQDPQGFIARARQLLIDYPEQGAFDIIELKDGRVFERYSQPQWHGGRIVGRVWSFRDITKRVCAEATMQHWAQADQLLSSISRQLIDQNLATAINFTLEAIANFFKATRSYIFEYSEQQQQFDIVHEWQTAGVQILSNNITNAGEPIPWFYNCILSGKPVQGLQVVHVADTASEATAKKSQYQEVIQSLVAVPMIHAGKVVGFLGLDIYDRKTWSQDEINLLQLIGELIAIGRSRHQAEEELRLAKESALREAARSAQANRAKSVFLANMSHELRTPLNAILGFAQLMERDSALTTYQKESLATINRSGEHLLQLINDVLEMSKIEAGRTVLNPEPFDLYQLLQIIQEMFQVRAVSKKLDLKVELAADLPQYVFTDQGKLRQVLINLLGNAIKFTTTGGITLRVRGEADAPGYLLHFEIADTGKGIAAEELDRLFQPFVQTASGLQSQEGTGLGLTLSRQFVQLMGGNISLTSEMNRGSTFYFDIRVELAKRSQVPTPTSKKRVHSLAPAQPTYRMLVVDDRIENCHILTQLLNSVGFATRVATNGQEAIQQWQTWHPHLIWMDMRMPIIDGYEATRQIRAQEQQLQQNSNLNSRTVIIALTASAFEEQRSDILAAGCDDLIRKPFREEVIFNKIAEHLPVEYIYAQEPDSQQTQQTTTKLEPLTTADIAVMPTVWINALHEAAIQVDAELICELIQQIPETHGNLAQGLTQLVNNFCFDEIIELITGDQDV, from the coding sequence ATGACCTTGAATGTAGAAAGTTTAGTTAGCCAACTGCGGGTAACTCTAGGGAGGATGGAGATAGCACTAGGAGCAATTGCTGATGCGATCGCTTGGACAGATCATCATGGCAGGGTGCAGTGGTGTAATGCTGCTTTTGATAGATTAGTCAACCAACCTCACATTCTCGTCTTGGACATGAAGCTCAGTGAGTTACTACCCTTGACACAAGCAGGCCAAGCAGTTGCACTAGATGCTTATCCTGATGTGCAAGTTTTCAGGGGAGAATATGAAACCACAGAATATGAATATCAACAAGGCGATCGCTTACTGATTTTAGAAATATCAGGAAACTGTGCCAAACAGGTAGGGGGTGAACGGTCGGCTGTGCTTGTGATTCGGGATGTCACCACAGCAAAGCGTTTGCAAGCCGAACACCTACAAGCAGAACAGCAAAGAGCAGAAACTCTATCTTTTCTCCAATCTACCTTGGAGTCTACAGCAGATGGAATTTCTGTTTTATCCAACGATGGCAGCATTAGTGTCTGTAATCACAAGTTCTTGCAAATGTGGTCGATACCAGAGTCCTTGCTATCCTCATCTCACAGCCATGAAAGATTAACTTTTATGGCTGAACAAACACAAGATCCTCAAGGCTTTATTGCCAGGGCAAGGCAACTGTTAATTGATTATCCAGAACAAGGAGCTTTTGACATCATAGAACTCAAGGATGGCAGGGTTTTCGAGCGTTACTCCCAACCTCAATGGCATGGCGGCCGCATTGTTGGACGGGTTTGGAGTTTTCGAGATATTACTAAACGCGTCTGTGCAGAAGCCACCATGCAACACTGGGCCCAGGCAGACCAATTACTCAGCAGTATTTCCCGGCAGTTAATCGACCAGAATTTAGCAACTGCGATTAATTTTACCCTGGAAGCGATCGCTAACTTCTTTAAAGCTACACGCAGTTACATCTTTGAATACTCTGAACAACAGCAGCAGTTTGACATTGTTCATGAGTGGCAAACTGCTGGCGTGCAAATATTATCCAACAACATCACTAATGCTGGCGAGCCGATTCCCTGGTTCTACAACTGTATTCTCAGTGGCAAACCAGTACAAGGGTTACAAGTTGTCCATGTTGCAGATACAGCATCAGAGGCAACAGCAAAAAAATCTCAATATCAAGAAGTCATTCAGTCTCTAGTAGCTGTACCCATGATCCATGCAGGCAAAGTGGTAGGATTTCTGGGATTGGATATCTATGACCGTAAAACTTGGAGCCAAGACGAAATTAACCTATTGCAACTCATAGGAGAACTGATTGCTATCGGTCGTTCCCGACATCAGGCTGAAGAAGAATTGCGATTAGCCAAAGAATCTGCCCTACGGGAAGCCGCACGCAGTGCCCAAGCCAACCGTGCCAAAAGTGTCTTCCTGGCAAACATGAGTCACGAACTCCGCACCCCACTGAATGCTATTCTGGGTTTTGCTCAATTGATGGAACGAGATAGCGCTCTTACTACCTATCAAAAGGAATCTCTGGCAACAATCAATCGCAGTGGAGAACACCTGCTGCAACTAATCAACGATGTGCTAGAAATGTCCAAAATCGAAGCTGGGCGCACAGTTTTAAATCCGGAACCGTTTGATTTGTACCAGTTGTTACAAATTATTCAAGAAATGTTCCAAGTCAGAGCCGTGTCTAAAAAACTTGACTTAAAAGTTGAACTAGCTGCGGATTTACCACAATATGTATTTACAGACCAGGGCAAGCTGCGACAAGTCCTGATCAACCTTTTGGGTAATGCCATCAAGTTTACCACTACAGGAGGAATAACACTGCGAGTCAGAGGAGAAGCAGATGCTCCTGGTTACTTGCTACATTTTGAAATTGCAGATACTGGTAAAGGCATCGCAGCCGAAGAATTAGATAGACTCTTTCAACCGTTTGTGCAAACTGCCAGCGGTTTACAATCTCAAGAAGGTACAGGATTAGGATTGACTCTTAGCCGTCAATTTGTGCAGTTAATGGGAGGCAATATCAGTCTGACCAGTGAAATGAATCGCGGGTCTACTTTTTATTTTGATATCAGAGTCGAACTAGCAAAGCGATCGCAAGTTCCAACACCAACCTCTAAAAAGCGAGTACATAGTCTCGCACCTGCTCAACCGACCTATCGAATGCTAGTGGTGGATGACCGCATAGAAAATTGTCATATATTGACGCAATTACTCAACAGTGTTGGTTTTGCAACTCGTGTGGCCACAAATGGTCAAGAGGCAATACAACAGTGGCAAACATGGCATCCTCACCTGATTTGGATGGATATGCGAATGCCGATAATCGATGGATATGAAGCCACTCGCCAAATTCGCGCCCAAGAACAGCAGCTTCAGCAAAACTCCAACCTCAATTCTCGTACAGTGATTATTGCCCTCACAGCCAGTGCTTTTGAAGAACAACGTTCCGACATTTTAGCCGCAGGTTGTGACGACCTGATCCGCAAGCCATTTCGGGAGGAAGTCATCTTCAATAAAATAGCTGAACATCTGCCAGTGGAGTATATTTATGCACAAGAGCCAGACAGCCAGCAAACACAGCAGACAACGACTAAACTAGAACCACTAACCACAGCAGACATAGCTGTGATGCCTACAGTATGGATAAATGCTCTACACGAAGCAGCCATTCAGGTTGATGCCGAACTCATCTGTGAACTAATTCAACAAATCCCCGAAACTCATGGCAATTTAGCTCAAGGACTGACTCAACTGGTGAATAATTTTTGTTTTGACGAAATTATCGAGTTAATCACGGGAGACCAGGATGTGTAG
- a CDS encoding PAS domain S-box protein: MEYVTEIKLETDVPVVITDSQGFVIYVNDCFSSVFGWTVAEIQGQTITTIIPQGFHDSHHLGFSRFLSTENSTILNHPLRLQAVTKDGREIEAEHLIMAEKQQEEWLFMATLRPINN; the protein is encoded by the coding sequence GTGGAGTATGTCACCGAAATCAAGCTGGAAACCGATGTCCCTGTCGTAATCACCGATTCTCAAGGATTTGTGATCTACGTCAACGATTGTTTTAGCTCGGTTTTTGGTTGGACTGTGGCAGAAATTCAGGGACAGACAATTACAACGATTATTCCCCAAGGCTTTCATGACTCGCACCACCTTGGTTTTTCCCGGTTTCTCTCTACCGAAAACTCAACTATTCTCAATCATCCTCTGCGTTTGCAAGCAGTTACTAAAGATGGCAGAGAAATTGAAGCGGAACATCTGATTATGGCAGAAAAGCAGCAGGAGGAGTGGTTGTTTATGGCGACATTGCGTCCGATAAACAACTGA
- a CDS encoding DUF928 domain-containing protein, whose protein sequence is MKTFLQSMISILPSALVLAIAIQNPALLQAQTTAPTPKKPASSQTKKSQLVFNWKKPPVGLSGISGRRIGMGSRDDCPAVENPLTALVPFQEQNLTSQINKASISESDSSIYVWGLTTNQYPTLWFYIPYTKDIAGVSAEFILQDSEENEVYQSPVSLPAKPGIKSVTLPSTGKPLEINKNYHWFFKVSCSGSENKPIYVEGDIQIVQLNTSLEEQLAASDPREKILLYAENGIWFDALTLLAQLQKASPNDASLISDWQSLFNSINFNQNYINTPVIE, encoded by the coding sequence ATGAAAACATTTCTACAATCCATGATCAGCATCTTACCAAGCGCTCTGGTTTTAGCGATCGCTATTCAAAATCCAGCATTGCTACAAGCCCAAACCACAGCACCAACTCCTAAGAAACCTGCTTCATCTCAAACCAAGAAATCTCAACTTGTTTTTAATTGGAAAAAACCCCCTGTAGGACTTAGCGGGATATCAGGACGCCGGATTGGTATGGGAAGTCGAGATGATTGTCCAGCAGTAGAAAATCCACTCACAGCTTTAGTGCCTTTTCAAGAGCAGAATTTAACAAGCCAAATTAACAAAGCATCAATATCTGAATCTGATTCCTCTATATATGTTTGGGGATTAACCACAAATCAATATCCCACATTGTGGTTTTACATCCCATACACAAAAGATATTGCAGGTGTAAGTGCAGAATTTATTTTACAAGATAGTGAAGAAAATGAAGTTTATCAAAGTCCTGTATCATTACCTGCAAAACCAGGAATAAAGAGCGTTACCCTGCCATCCACAGGCAAGCCTTTAGAAATAAACAAAAATTATCATTGGTTTTTCAAAGTTAGTTGTAGCGGGTCAGAAAATAAACCAATTTATGTCGAAGGAGATATTCAAATAGTGCAGTTAAATACCAGCTTAGAAGAACAATTAGCAGCTTCAGATCCACGAGAGAAAATTTTGCTCTATGCTGAAAATGGCATCTGGTTTGATGCCCTGACTTTACTCGCTCAACTTCAGAAAGCCAGCCCTAATGATGCTTCTTTAATCAGTGATTGGCAAAGTCTTTTCAACTCGATTAATTTCAATCAGAATTATATTAATACTCCTGTAATTGAGTAG
- a CDS encoding response regulator, translated as MRILLIEDDEVLLPLLLQSFKSQQYVVDTAHDGQSGWEYAQNSNYDLIVMDVGLPRIDGITLCQRLRGNGCSIPILLITARDASTDIIRGLDAGADDYLIKPLKLEELKARSRALLRRGRVSPTNVLEVGNLRLNPQSCLVSYDEKPLALTPKEYSLLEIFLRNPSRVFSRGQLVELLWTYDDPPLEESVKAHIKGLRQKLKAVGAKDWIENVYGLGYRLKVGALEQGSRGDGGQGGRGAGGQGGRGDGGEISVISSSSTLEEAKATSAVEQQFQQGMNQLWQQYQGLMSQRLASVQAAAKAIQTGTLSQEVRQDAAQAAHKLAGVLGMFEREAGTLWAREIEQILLVENQALQPNQKRQFLDLVKKLTELLQLTESNISPSSQTSRLLLIDADKNLCRELQEQALALSLSWQQVESLELAKTWLQSHSPDLVVLATDAVGEQEDSLALLSELAHRTPPVPVIVLAASDGLLDRVTVARAGGQGFLVRPVTSEQIWAMARQLLQRTHSQTVNVLVVDDDPVFLAALRPLLEPWGMRMTALDNPLRFWEVLRSVAPDLLILDVNMPQLSGIELCQAVRTDPQWQGLPIVFLTANSDRQIIQQVFATGADDYVTKPVVGPELLTRITNRLERNRMLATLSTKDLLTGLPNQFQSQRDLEELIDNASCLCMAVFRIAELRSLNIQYGHVTGNQILQRWGRLFQTGFRGAEVLGYWGNGEFVVGMPELTKKQASDRLNEFMTTLRQQVFTAPDGSRFGVKFSFGIAEYPSNGKTLQSL; from the coding sequence ATGCGAATTTTGTTAATTGAAGATGACGAAGTTCTGCTACCACTACTCCTGCAATCTTTTAAAAGTCAACAGTATGTGGTAGACACGGCACACGATGGACAAAGTGGTTGGGAATATGCCCAAAACAGCAACTACGACCTCATCGTTATGGATGTGGGACTTCCAAGAATAGATGGCATTACTTTATGTCAGCGTTTACGTGGAAATGGTTGCTCGATTCCCATTCTCCTAATTACTGCTAGAGATGCTAGTACTGATATTATTCGTGGATTAGATGCAGGTGCAGATGACTATCTCATTAAACCTCTGAAATTAGAAGAACTCAAAGCAAGGTCACGGGCATTACTGCGGCGTGGCCGGGTTTCTCCCACAAATGTGCTAGAGGTGGGCAATCTGCGTTTAAATCCTCAAAGTTGTTTGGTAAGCTATGACGAAAAACCTTTGGCATTAACTCCCAAAGAATACAGCCTGTTGGAAATTTTTTTGCGGAACCCATCACGGGTATTTAGTCGGGGACAACTAGTGGAGCTTCTCTGGACGTATGACGACCCCCCTTTGGAAGAGAGTGTTAAGGCACATATTAAAGGTTTGCGGCAAAAACTCAAGGCTGTAGGAGCCAAAGATTGGATCGAGAATGTTTACGGTTTGGGGTATCGGTTGAAAGTGGGAGCTCTTGAGCAGGGGAGTAGGGGAGATGGGGGGCAGGGGGGCAGGGGAGCAGGGGGGCAGGGGGGCAGGGGAGATGGGGGGGAAATAAGTGTTATTTCCTCATCTTCAACGCTGGAGGAAGCTAAAGCTACATCTGCTGTTGAGCAGCAATTTCAGCAGGGAATGAATCAACTGTGGCAGCAGTATCAGGGATTAATGAGTCAACGTCTAGCATCTGTGCAAGCAGCAGCTAAAGCAATACAGACAGGGACGCTATCCCAAGAAGTGCGCCAAGATGCGGCGCAAGCAGCACATAAGTTGGCTGGTGTTTTGGGGATGTTTGAGCGAGAAGCAGGAACCTTATGGGCACGAGAAATTGAACAGATTTTGTTAGTAGAAAATCAGGCTTTACAACCAAATCAAAAGCGCCAATTTTTAGATTTAGTTAAGAAATTAACTGAACTACTGCAACTAACTGAATCAAACATTTCTCCATCCTCACAAACTTCTCGATTGTTGTTGATTGATGCTGACAAAAATCTCTGTCGAGAATTACAGGAACAAGCGCTGGCGCTCAGCCTGAGTTGGCAACAAGTGGAAAGTTTGGAATTAGCAAAAACCTGGCTTCAGTCTCACTCGCCTGATTTAGTGGTACTGGCAACAGATGCAGTAGGAGAACAGGAAGATAGTCTAGCATTACTATCTGAGCTAGCACATCGAACTCCGCCAGTACCTGTGATAGTGTTGGCTGCAAGCGATGGACTGTTGGATCGGGTAACGGTAGCTCGTGCTGGCGGACAAGGGTTTTTAGTCAGGCCTGTGACATCCGAGCAAATTTGGGCTATGGCCAGACAGTTATTACAACGTACCCATTCCCAAACAGTCAACGTGTTGGTAGTAGATGATGATCCTGTTTTTTTGGCAGCATTGCGTCCCCTACTAGAACCTTGGGGTATGCGGATGACGGCGTTAGATAACCCTCTACGCTTCTGGGAAGTGTTGCGGTCTGTAGCTCCTGATTTATTAATTTTGGATGTGAATATGCCCCAACTGAGTGGGATTGAATTGTGTCAGGCAGTCCGTACCGATCCTCAGTGGCAAGGATTGCCGATTGTGTTTCTCACTGCTAACAGCGATCGCCAAATTATTCAGCAGGTGTTTGCTACTGGGGCAGATGACTATGTAACTAAGCCAGTGGTGGGGCCGGAATTGTTAACTCGCATCACCAATCGTTTGGAGCGTAACCGTATGCTGGCGACTCTCTCTACTAAAGACTTGCTGACTGGATTACCAAATCAATTTCAATCACAGCGGGATTTGGAGGAACTGATTGACAATGCATCTTGTTTGTGTATGGCAGTATTTAGGATTGCAGAGTTGCGATCGCTCAATATTCAGTATGGTCACGTTACAGGCAACCAAATTTTACAACGGTGGGGTCGCCTGTTTCAGACTGGCTTTCGTGGTGCAGAAGTTTTAGGCTATTGGGGAAATGGGGAGTTTGTTGTGGGAATGCCTGAGTTGACGAAAAAACAAGCAAGCGATCGCCTCAATGAATTTATGACTACCCTACGACAGCAAGTCTTCACTGCACCAGATGGTAGTCGCTTTGGCGTAAAATTTAGTTTCGGCATCGCTGAGTATCCCAGTAATGGCAAGACTCTACAATCTTTATAG
- a CDS encoding filamentous hemagglutinin N-terminal domain-containing protein, producing the protein MSNHRGRVQGLELAISSAIIFSANCAIAQITPDDTLPTNSQVEPEVNNIINIKDGTQVGTNLFHSFEQFSVLEGKTAYFNNSQNIQNIITRVTGKSISNIEGTLKADYRANLFLINPNGIIFGPNASLDIGGSFIASTASSINFKDGTKFSATEPQTTSLLKVSVPIGLQFGTNAASISNESQAKDPITNFRVGLRVNPGETLALVGGDITLKGGRLRAESGRIELGSVASNSLVSLNPEQGWALGYDDVKNFQNIQLIPRTSGGADIPSVVNTTGEVGGSIQVQGKIVTISGKRVGLLSETTGNIDDQDLTGQDITITVQKLIVQNGAQVRNLSSGQKNGGNLIVNASESVELSNPDRQDSTTTLAISTTGRGNAGNISITTKKLRILDGASLSTESSFLLVNSKTIRSEGNAGNITVNASEIVEIAGKSISNVPSIFSASTVNETNAGRVNITTGQLIVRDGARINVNVYGVPSEDTSNPATPGQINITARSILLDNGGLINATTESGRGGNIRLQVQDLLLMRHKSQISASAGTAGAGGDGGNITINAPNGFVVAPPLENNDITANAYSGSGGNIKIETLSIFGFVPRTGEELERLLKPDDPAELDSSQLPTNDITAFSQQNRSLSGTIQINSPDVDPSKGLVELPVNVVDAQEQIAANCNPGGKLARGSFQATGRGGIASSPTEPLMSNDAVAADWLKLPSEGENRAADLQNGVIQEQGSIELNTEKADFVNSPTEIVEAQGWVIDSDGNVVLVAQAPTVTPHSPSATSTSCGV; encoded by the coding sequence ATGAGTAATCATAGAGGCAGGGTTCAAGGGCTAGAACTGGCAATAAGTAGTGCAATAATTTTCTCTGCAAATTGTGCTATTGCCCAAATCACTCCAGATGATACTCTACCCACGAATTCTCAAGTGGAACCAGAGGTCAACAATATAATAAATATTAAAGATGGAACCCAAGTTGGCACCAATCTGTTCCACAGTTTTGAACAGTTTTCTGTTCTTGAGGGTAAGACGGCTTACTTTAATAATTCTCAGAATATTCAGAATATTATTACCAGGGTGACAGGCAAGTCGATTTCTAATATTGAAGGTACTCTGAAAGCAGACTATAGAGCCAATCTGTTTCTGATTAACCCCAACGGGATTATTTTTGGCCCCAATGCTTCTTTAGATATTGGCGGTTCATTTATAGCAAGTACTGCAAGTAGTATTAACTTTAAGGATGGGACAAAGTTTAGTGCAACAGAACCACAAACCACATCCCTGCTAAAGGTTAGTGTTCCCATTGGTTTGCAATTTGGTACAAATGCGGCTTCAATTAGCAATGAATCTCAAGCAAAAGATCCAATTACCAATTTTCGTGTTGGTCTACGAGTCAACCCGGGTGAAACTTTGGCACTGGTAGGTGGTGACATCACTTTGAAGGGGGGACGTTTAAGGGCAGAATCAGGACGAATTGAACTAGGCAGTGTTGCTAGTAATAGTCTGGTAAGTCTGAACCCTGAGCAAGGCTGGGCTTTGGGATATGATGATGTAAAAAATTTTCAAAACATTCAACTCATACCGCGAACTAGTGGTGGTGCTGATATTCCCTCTGTTGTCAATACCACTGGTGAGGTCGGGGGTAGCATCCAGGTGCAAGGTAAAATAGTGACAATAAGTGGAAAAAGGGTAGGCTTATTAAGTGAAACTACAGGTAATATCGATGACCAAGATCTAACTGGTCAAGATATAACAATTACAGTTCAGAAATTAATTGTTCAAAACGGAGCGCAAGTACGAAATCTCTCTAGTGGTCAGAAAAATGGGGGAAATTTGATTGTTAATGCTTCTGAATCTGTAGAACTTAGTAACCCTGACAGGCAAGACAGTACCACTACATTAGCTATTTCAACTACTGGTAGAGGAAATGCGGGCAACATTTCCATCACTACTAAGAAACTACGTATCCTCGATGGGGCAAGTTTATCAACAGAGTCTAGTTTTTTGCTAGTAAACTCAAAAACAATACGATCTGAAGGAAACGCAGGGAATATAACAGTCAATGCCTCAGAGATTGTAGAAATAGCTGGAAAGTCAATAAGCAATGTACCCAGTATATTCTCTGCTTCCACTGTCAATGAGACAAACGCAGGAAGAGTAAACATCACTACAGGGCAATTGATTGTCCGTGATGGCGCTCGAATCAATGTGAACGTCTACGGCGTCCCGTCAGAAGACACAAGTAATCCAGCAACTCCAGGGCAAATAAACATAACGGCTCGCTCCATACTTTTGGATAATGGAGGATTAATTAATGCTACAACTGAATCCGGTCGGGGCGGGAATATCAGGCTACAAGTGCAAGATTTATTGTTGATGCGCCACAAAAGTCAAATATCCGCTAGTGCAGGCACAGCAGGGGCTGGTGGCGATGGCGGCAATATTACCATTAATGCACCTAATGGCTTTGTTGTCGCTCCTCCTTTGGAGAATAACGATATCACAGCCAATGCTTACTCTGGCTCTGGTGGTAATATCAAAATCGAAACTCTGAGCATCTTTGGGTTTGTCCCGCGTACTGGTGAAGAGTTAGAGAGACTATTAAAACCTGATGACCCAGCAGAACTAGACTCAAGTCAGCTACCAACAAATGACATCACGGCGTTTTCTCAGCAAAACCGCTCATTAAGCGGCACAATACAAATCAATTCGCCAGATGTTGACCCTAGTAAAGGATTGGTAGAACTACCAGTCAATGTAGTTGATGCTCAAGAGCAAATTGCTGCTAACTGCAATCCTGGTGGGAAACTAGCAAGGGGTTCATTTCAGGCTACTGGGCGTGGAGGTATAGCATCCAGCCCCACAGAGCCATTGATGAGTAATGATGCAGTAGCGGCAGATTGGCTTAAACTACCGTCAGAGGGTGAAAATCGAGCTGCTGATCTCCAGAATGGGGTGATTCAGGAACAAGGCAGCATAGAATTAAACACAGAAAAAGCTGATTTTGTCAATAGCCCTACAGAAATTGTGGAAGCCCAAGGGTGGGTGATAGATAGCGATGGGAACGTGGTGCTGGTTGCTCAAGCTCCAACTGTGACACCTCATAGCCCTTCAGCTACCTCTACATCTTGTGGTGTTTGA